The nucleotide window TGACAATTTCTAGCTATCTGAGTCTTTGCAAATCATTTAGCCACTCTTCAGTCTTAGTTTCCTGATTAAATGATGATACCTGTAATCCTACCTAACTCATAGTAAGAAAAGCACTAAGTTTAAGGCACCAAGGAAATGATTAGGAATAATGCACACAGGAAGAATTCTTTCATTCAAAAAGGGTAGAGTGTGGGAGAGCCACAGAGTTATTCCCAAGCAAGAGACACAGGGAAATGAGTCACAACTTTGTGGATAGAGAACTTGAACAAATGAGAAGTAGCAGAGATATTTCTTACTTTTCTTAGACTGAGGTATAGCATTGGAAAATTTCTTGAACTTGGCAATAAAGAAGCCATCCATGTTGTGTGTATGAGGGTAGAAACGTCGGGTAGAGCGAAGTGTGGGATGGAAGCGCCGCTCTCGGAAATGAGTAAAGCCCTCTTGACCAAAGTCTAGCCCTGTAGGCACCAGCCGCACATTCCTCTTCTTCAGGGCATACTCTACTACCCATTCATTTTCTTCTACCTGAGGGGGGTGGGTGACATGAGGGGTAAGGGGAAAAACTAGGAGTTAGTCTTAGCTGAAGGGGTCCCAAGAATAAGCTGTCCCTAGCCATTTCTGCCCACATTCCAACTTAGCAGCCTTACCGTAATGGAGCAAGTACAGTAGACAATATAGCCTCCAGTCTTAGAAGCAGCATTAACAGAATCAATAGCACTCAGGAGCAATTCCTTCTGGATGTGGGCACATCTTTTGATGTCTTTCTCATCCTTTCcaggaaatgggaagaaaaattttGGTGTTTAAACTGATTTGTCCTCCCAAAATAGTATAACTTGCTGAGGATGACATTTTCCCCATGCTTCCACACCAatacccttccctttccttcaaaATGTCTGTTcaacctttttttcctcctcaccttGTTAGTTTTCACAGATGGGTCCTTAGAGATGACACCAGTGCCACTACATGGGGCGTCAAGTAATACTCGGTCAAATCCTCCCACCACCTGGGCAGAAAGATGATGAAGAGGTGGTCAAAGGAACTTCTACCTATCCAGAATGGCTCCCCACCCCTGAGCTCTTATAGGCAAAAGATAAAGCCACAACAAAATGAAACATCTAGAATGGTGTTAGTGGACAAGGAAGCAATTAAGAGTAttgggagaggggcagctgggtagctcagtggattgagagccaggcctagagactggaggtcctaagttcaaatctggcctcagacacttcccagctgtgtgaccctgggcaagtcacttgacccccattgcccatccttaccactcttccacctaggagccaatacacagaaattaagggtttaaaaaataaaaaataaaataaaaaaagaatattgggaGATATAAGAGAAAAACAATGGTGGCTCTTGGGTCTAACCTTAGGGAAATGACGCCCATCATCATGGCTGATGATGGTGTTGGTGACCCCCAACCGGTGCAGATTGCCTACAACACTCTTGAGGCGCTCAGCATTAGCATCATTGGCAAGGATCACTCCTGTATTCTTCATTAGTTGGGCTGTAGGTGAAAAGCCATCATCCTTCAGTTGTTCCCATGCCCCTATACCAATCACCTGTCCACCTTGATACTAGTTCCAACCAGAAATCCACTGAGTTAAATCCCAGCATCTCACCACTTAACTCCACACGCAATCACCCAGTAACTCAACCAGTATCCTAGATGGCTATATTCCCACTTCCTACTCCCACAGTAAAATCTATGGGTCTGATTTTCACTTTTACTGAAGTACTTTCTGGCCTGAAAAATGACCTTGGGCACCTATGAGCTCACCTTACACTTAAAAGCAAAGTATTAAATGAATGTGTGTACTTCTTGCACTGAATGTTTTAAATGTCCCTGTTCTGCCACTTCCCTACCTATGTAGCTAGTCTTGCCACCAGGGGCACAACACATATCCAAAATACGCTCATGTTCCTGTGGTGCCAAGGCAATGACAGGCAGCATGCTGGAAGCACCCTGAAGAATGTAGTGTCCTGCCAGGTATTCAGGGGTAGCCCCtgggaagacaaaaaaagaggcaGATTAGAATAGGTTCAGTGAGATTCCACAAATATAAAGCCCTATCTAAATGACACTGGGATCACACATATGAAAGACAGGAGCTGACAACCTTGAGAAAGGGTAAGAAATGTACACAAATAGCTACATCCCATGGACACTGTGGGATGAGAAATTGCTTTCGCCTTTCTAGGAATGGGAAAATACTTGTGCAAAGGTAAGGAAGCAGGAAAGGCAGAATAAGTCCAGAGAAATAGAAGTCACTCACCAATGGGCACAGAAGAGTCATACACCACCAGTCCAGTCTTTGACCATTTACCCAAGGGATCCAAATTCACCCCACGGTTGATCAAGGCCTGTGAGAGGATAGATCATGTCAAGGTTGCAGGCATCATGGCTTCCAGGGCAGAGGAAAGACTTCAAGACAGCCTGGCATTTGGAAATGTGGCTCTAATAAAGTTCACACTTCATTTTCACAACAGAAAAATGACTCTATCTATaatcatctttgttttctttctcatgtttATGTTCCACATTTTAAtggaaatgatttatttttgtagccaagcacagtgctttgcatataggaAACACTTGATAATTTTTTATTGAACTAAATTAACTAGAACAACCTTTCTTCCTAATCATCTGTCCCTAAGAATACTCAAGGCACAGCCTCTCTCACCAAAAGCATCACTAATACCCTATTGCAGGTTTCAGTGTTGTCCAACAAAGCACTGAGTCATCACTTATGTATCACAGAACCACATTAATGGCAGGGACCCCCTTTAATTGAGATGTTATGAATGGTACCTCTTCTCCAACCATTCTGCTTCATACAAGATTTCATTCCTTGTAGATCTCTCTTTACACTTCATTCAGCAAACCACAGCCCAGCTGAAGGGCCTACCAACTTGTTTTTGAATAGGccttataaatatgttatatttaaaaattttaagtggtACAAAACAGGCCAACCACTGGTCTACACTGGCAAAAAGTAGCCAGGCAATATGCTGGGCACAATGCAGGACAGGCCTTTTCTCCCCAGTCTTAACCCATCAAATTTGAGACATGAGAAAGAATTTCAAGGACCATAAAAATCCAACTTATGCAAAAAAGAAATCCTCACTATAAAACTATCTCAATGGTTGTATCATCCAGTGGCATTCAAgtctgtttgaagacctccaagaaaGGGAGGAACCCACCTCTACTCAAGATAATCCTCTCCACTTCTGAACAGCTTTCACTGTTTAGTgtttcctgacatcaaacctaaattggACTCTTTACAAATTCCATCCATTGCTTGAGGTTTTAATTTCTGAGGCAAGCAGAGTAAGTTTAATTCCTTCTCCATTTGAcagtccttcagatatttgaagatggctattctctctccttcttccaaagccaagtttaaaaagtattCCCTACTTCCCTAGCCCCTGAATTAATGACTATGCCCATGAAGAATAGGTAAAATATCCCcgagtttattttaaaatggacCTTCCTTTAAGATACTTCCCAATCAACCCTACCTGAGCCAGATCACGTCGACGGGTTTTCAGGGTATTGGTCCTGAGGGTGATGGGTCGAGGAACCTCATTAGCCTCTAGGAACTCCACTAGcttcaaggaaaaaaaggagattaGTGTGGCCAGGGACTGAGTATAATAGAACATGAGCAACAACAGGGAACTCAATAGCTTGAATACAGAGTAGTAAGAAAGTGAGTAAGAAAAGGATGACAAGTAGGATGGCAAGTAGGATGGCTGGCATCACCAATACCTCAGAAAGAGGGAAAATGTCCATTATTTTGCCAATCAGGAAGTCTCCATAGGAGTAGTATGTAGCCAAGTCTTTCCGAAGCCTGCTTAGGTATTCAGTCCGAGACCGACCTTCTTCTCTCTGAGAACCAAAATCCCGTAGCACCCCAACAATGTCCTGGATTCGCTGGTGTACAGACTGCAAGTCTGGAGCCTGGGCACGTGACCATATTAAGGAACAATGTCCAACATAACCTGACCCATCCCTATGTATTCCAAATACCCTTCACCATATCCTCTACCTCCTTTGTCTCATACAAGTATACAATACAGACACTCCTCCTCCAGTATCTGTCCTAGTAGGATATTCTCTTGTTCTATCTCCTTGCCAGTGGGCAATACAAATTTTTCATCCTTTTCCACATTGATCTGAAGATCTTCATTTGCTTCATCATCGTTTTTGGATTTTGGCTGGGGAGacagttcctcctcctcctcatcagtGTCTTCTGAACTCCAGTGATCCCTGTAAATTACAACAAATCAGAAGGGGGACCTTAAGTATTAAGAAATCCTAGCTCCTTCCTAGCCACTTCCACCCTAACTCTTGACCATGCCCATGATTAGAATTTCTAAGACTTACAGAGTTTCAGTTTCCTGGGCCCTCTGCTTCCGAGCAGCCTTCTCAATGGGCAGGAGCtgtggacagagagagaagacaaagacTTAAATAATGTCAACCTCACCTTCTTTAACACATCACTTTGCTCTGACCTCTttcaaggattgttgtgagaaccTAGGCATATGATTCTAAATGAGATGTAAAAgactgcaaactttaaagtgacacaaactctattattattattattattaattatacacCTGCACAAGtcagaaggaagagacagaggacGGTGGGATGAATCAATCCAAAAAGGAAACTTGATGGACTTAAGAGCCCTGGTTCTCTGGGAGGCaaggaaaaattcttttaaaaaattagggaaataaTTCAGTGAAAAGGAACTCATCCTGAAAAAGTAAAACTACGGTAAAGCTATAATTATCAGAACTATCTGATATTGGATTaaacaaaaatcaatgaaaaaataaagagaaacaaggaATAGAGCCAAATGTAAAAgattagtgtttgataaacacaagaTAAATTAAATAGCAATATGGCAAGAAGAAATTCATTTAGTTCCACGTCTCAGACCAACCAGATctagaatattaatttttaacttaaGACGAAAGAAAAAAAGCTTATGAAACTTTTTAGCtatcaaagaaatggaagaaattattggAGATGGAGTTGTtttgagaaattatatatataaatgagatttgatcacataaaaacaaaaatacatttttgatcacaaaaaaaaaaaacaaaaaaaaccaccagGGGCGGGATGAATAGGTCTTGACAAATAAATGGCTGACAACCTGAATCTTAATCTATGACTTCCCAAAGAATCCCTGAAGAATCTAAACAATTTCCCAAGGAAAACACTAAACAAAAATTGCTGACACCTTGAAAAATTGTTCAAAATCTCTAATGATCAGAgcaacacaaattaaaacaactttaaaccACCAAATTGGCAAATTAGTAATAAATCTACAAATTCAATGTTGCTAAAGCTATAAGTAAGGAGGTGTGTGTTGTTCTAATTGAATATAAGTGCAATCTTGGGGGAGCAACCTgttaaaaataactacaaaatatagcatatttttatttaaaagagaaagacacacaaaaatattcataattgttttacctttaaaaagaaaaagctaaaaatattttccatatccAACAACTAGGTAAAggtaaattatagtatataaatctAGTGGAATATTATTGAAACAAATATGGACACTTCGAATACAAAAAGTAAACAATGGGATTTAGAAAGTAAAATTAAGAGCATACTATACAGTATACATTATGcacaaatcatgaaaaaaataaataaataaaacctttccACACAAGTAGGAAAAAGTATCACTTAATACAGGGGCTAATCAACTTACCAGTTCTTtgattaaattttacattataaaatTTGGTGTGTTCTTTGTTCACTTATAATATTAAGATATTAACACATTTATAGCACTTTTGTCATAACAACCATCTGAGGAATAGTACAAATGttcatttccccattttatagacgagaTAGGCTAGGACATCAAGTAAACTGCATGTGTCACAAAGCCACTAAGTGTCCAAAGCAGGGCAGACCTCAAATCAACAAATGATCATTAAGAGTCTACTGTAATAGAGGCACTGTTCTAAACAAGCCAAGGGCTATTCAAGCTTACATTCTTACAGAGGATATAGAGGATGTAGGTGGATCTACtcacatagaaaataaatacaaagttttgGGAGAGAGGAGTGTCTTAATAACTGGAAGAACCAAGAAACTTCAAAAAAGGTAATGTTTGAGTTATGAGAAACAGGGATTCCAAAGATTGGAAGTGAAGTAGGGTGTGCATTTCATTTCCCAATGAAAACTCCCTTCACTGAGCAGAGTTTGGTGACTTACGATAATACAACTAGTACAATGGTTTATACTCTAAGCCAGTGACAGGCAAACTAAGGTCCTCaggccagatgcagtcccctgaaatgttctatcctgccaagggacattattcctaatctaacgaatacaatgagcaggatacaatacaatgaaactttgaaagagttgccttagaaacagactgacagatgaacatttcctttcctttggccccctctttaaaaagtttgcccatcactgatctaggccagtgttggtgaacctttttaAGATCGCCTACCTTGCCTAAATGCAACTTCAAGCGGCCTACAAGACACCTGCTTCCACACCCCACACCCCCCCACTACCCCAGAGAAGTTGAGGAAGTGCTTGtattgggtggctggacagaggggtgagacatgcaaaaaatgtccttgggcattGTGGAGAAGGGCACCAAGCAGCCCCCTCTAGGCCCCCATGGATGCCACACCTTTGCCAACACAGCTCTAGGCTATAGATCACActatagaccaggggttggcaacgtatggctctcgagccatatctggctcttttgagggccagataaggctctttctgcaggagccataaagtcaattttttttcaggcgctgttacaggagcgcacactgtgagcactgtacggctctcacgaaattacattttaaaaaatgtggtatttatggctctcatggtcaaaaaagttgccgacccctgctatagactATAGACAATCATGTGGACACAGAGTATTTCAAAATAGCTTTAATGCAAAAAAGTTGGAGGAGAGGGGATGGGAGTGTTTCTATTtggtcctagaggtaatagggaactaaAGGGAGTTTGTTTCCAGTTCAGTAAAATCATTTTGGTAAGTGTGTATCAGACTAGAGAGAGGTTTGAGGTAAGGAGGTCAAAAAGAAAGTTATTGGAAATAGACCtggtaagaggtgatgagggcctgagaATGGTGGCTGAGTAAATAGAAAGAATTGTTTTCagatataatagaaagagaaatgacaagatttggcaactgactgtATATGTGTGGTGAATGACAGTGAGGGCTTGAAGATGGCACGAAGGTATCAAGTCTGGATGACTAAGGGAGGATGGTATTCTCAACAATAAAATAGAAGCTTGAAAGAATAGTGGACCTGTGGGGGGAAAAGATGTGTTGTTTTGGACAAGTTCAATTTTGGTGATAAGGAAGGGATTGGAGTTCAGGAAAGCAAACAGGGCTTGAATATAGACATTTCAGAGTCTTCTTAGAGATAATAAGTGAACTCAAGGGAGTTGATACGGTCAcccagaaaaagcaaaaagaaatagagagggtGCAGAATATAACTTTGGACATGGCATTGATAATGAAAAAGGTCCCAAATCTTCCCCACTACAAGTCTAACACTCTTTCTATAATTCtactatttctcattttaaaaataagacattttaagAACTTAATATTCACAAACAaattttcttcacaataacccacAAGAGAAATATTCTGGGGAAGGGCCAGAtagataacttaaaaaaaagtaaagtccCAATGaaaactctctccactgagcacATAATTTAGATAACTTGCTTATGGTAACATAACTAGTATATGTCAAAAGTAGGATTTATGAACCTAGGCCTTCCTGATGCTAAGGACCACTTCTCTCAATCCACTTAATCATGCTACTCTCACTATTACAGTGAGTATTATGAGGTAGATACAggtattatcatcctcattaatacaatgaggaaacagactcttGAGAGATTATATAGCTTATTTATGGCTGCATAACTacttaagtgtcagaggtaggaattAAACTGGGGCCTCCCCATAAGCAAGTCCAATGGTTCTTCCTACTAAGGTTAaagcaataactttttttttttaaattaaaacaaattttaagttAACAAAATCCCATCTTGAATGTTTACCTCATCATCttcatcagtttcttcttctgaggCGACACCATAATCATCTACCATATCATCTTCACTCTCCATAGAAGCCCAGTCATCCCCTTCACTCCTTGCATCATTGACCTCAGAATCCTCCTCTTCATCACTACTATGAGGGGGAGCTGGGCGCTTTTTGCCCCTAGCAGGTCCAAGTAATGCTTTATTTCCAATTTTGAGCCCAGGAGC belongs to Gracilinanus agilis isolate LMUSP501 chromosome 5, AgileGrace, whole genome shotgun sequence and includes:
- the NOP2 gene encoding probable 28S rRNA (cytosine(4447)-C(5))-methyltransferase yields the protein MGRKLDPTKKEKRGPGRKARKQKGAETELAKFLPSAVNENGKRLSSRARKRAAKRRSESAGTPEKKKLSPSPKPLTKGAIQSSQKKGPQAPGLKIGNKALLGPARGKKRPAPPHSSDEEEDSEVNDARSEGDDWASMESEDDMVDDYGVASEEETDEDDELLPIEKAARKQRAQETETLDHWSSEDTDEEEEELSPQPKSKNDDEANEDLQINVEKDEKFVLPTGKEIEQDAQAPDLQSVHQRIQDIVGVLRDFGSQREEGRSRTEYLSRLRKDLATYYSYGDFLIGKIMDIFPLSELVEFLEANEVPRPITLRTNTLKTRRRDLAQALINRGVNLDPLGKWSKTGLVVYDSSVPIGATPEYLAGHYILQGASSMLPVIALAPQEHERILDMCCAPGGKTSYIAQLMKNTGVILANDANAERLKSVVGNLHRLGVTNTIISHDDGRHFPKVVGGFDRVLLDAPCSGTGVISKDPSVKTNKDEKDIKRCAHIQKELLLSAIDSVNAASKTGGYIVYCTCSITVEENEWVVEYALKKRNVRLVPTGLDFGQEGFTHFRERRFHPTLRSTRRFYPHTHNMDGFFIAKFKKFSNAIPQSKKNDEAANPEDSTDSRPNDGPSVANLQVVPGPKVSPKSAKKPKQAGKAKFVRLGAGKTKAKLGAAGKEKTKQQPPKKAGFQNGKPVHKGSRTSSSSQPPPRKKQKSQS